A genome region from Marasmius oreades isolate 03SP1 chromosome 5, whole genome shotgun sequence includes the following:
- a CDS encoding uncharacterized protein (BUSCO:EOG09261JWS) — MAAARSEPLSIESLLQKQREEKETASKPKFLSREERAKLAIAKRAQEIKDQRQKEDDVKKDRQTLEREAEELRRREDLGASNRYGGRYDDSNSRYGHPERDRGPSRRDRRGGGRDKDRDRDRDRDKDGRDSRDYQNVPTGPRADRAGGSNRASGVSTPQPSSMPPPPVPNSTNDPSSSSTYVPPMSDNDLTAIRSRYLGVDKKKRKIRKTNDRKFVFDWDTQDDTFSEDSPLAAGVNRQGAQTMFGRGHLAGMDGVEPISMRNGNGGGALDHLADARERRKAVKTGIDERHWTEKPLNEMKERDWRIFREDFSISARGGQIPHPLRSWVESAIPHPILDCIEKIGYKEPSPIQRQAIPIGLQNRDIIGIAETGSGKTAAFVIPMLAFISSLPAFTDDIRHLGPYALILAPTRELAQQIESEAKKFATPLGYRCVSIVGGRAVEEQQFNLREGAEIIIATPGRLKDVIERHVLVLSQCRYVVMDEADRMVHLGFEADLTFILDALPSETMDGEDKGEQMDVDGETMVKRGRTRVTTLFSATMPSAVERLARKYLKKPAVITIGEAGRAVDTVEQRVEFVNGEEKKKQKLVEILNAGQFQPPIIVFVNQKKTADMVAKDLQRANWSAATLHSGKNQEQREAALQSLRDGGADVLVATDLAGRGIDVQDVSLVINFQMSSTIEAYVHRIGRTGRAGKMGTAITFLTNEDDEVMYDLKQEISKSPVSKVPIELAKHEAAQHKVSREMKRKRDAEDQG; from the exons ATGGCGGCAGCCCGGTCTGAACCTCTCTCCATCGAATCTCTCCTCCAGAAacaaagggaagaaaaagaaacagcTTCCAAG CCCAAATTTCTGTCGCGAGAAGAACGCGCAAAGCTTGCCATTGCAAAGCGGGCTCAAGAGATCAAGGATCAACGTCAAAAGGAGGACGATGTTAAGAAGGATAGGCAGACTTTGGAACGCGAGGCTGAAGAATTGCGTCGGAGAGAAGACTTAGGAGCTTCCAACAGGTACGGTGGTCGAT ATGACGACAGTAATAGTCGCTACGGGCATCCCGAGCGGGATCGTGGGCCTTCGAGGCGAGATAGGCGAGGCGGAGGGAGAGACAAGGAcagagacagagacagaGACAGGGACAAAGACGGCAGGGATAGCAGGGACTACCAGAACGTCCCTACAGGACCTCGAGCTGACCGGGCAGGAGGAAGCAATCGAGCATCTGGTGTTTCTACGCCCCAACCATCCTCGATGCCCCCACCTCCCGTTCCAAATTCAACTAACGAcccttcctcatcgtccACATATGTGCCACCGATGTCGGATAATGACCTCACCGCAATTCGGTCACGATATCTAGGTGTGGACAAAAAGAAGCGAAAGATTCGAAAAACCAATGATCGCAAGTTCGTCTTTGATTGGGACACTCAAGATGACACGTTTTCTGAAGACTCGCCCCTTGCCGCAGGCGTGAATCGCCAAGGTGCACAGACTATGTTCGGTCGAGGCCACCTggctggaatggatggcgTTGAACCTATTAGTATGCGTAATGGCAATGGTGGAGGAGCATTGGATCATTTAGCAGACGCTCGGGAAAGACGAAAAGCAGTAAAGACTGGTATAGATGAGAGGCACTGGACCGAAAAGCCGTTGAATGAGATGAAAGAAAGGGATTGGAGAATCTTCAGGGAAGACTTCAGCATCTCTGCTCGAG GTGGACAAATCCCTCATCCACTCCGTTCTTGGGTTGAGTCAGCTATACCTCACCCTATTCTGGATTGCATAGAGAAAATCGGGTACAAGGAACCGTCTCCCATTCAACGACAAGCTATACCCATCGGCTTGCAGAACCGGGACATTATCGGTATTGCTGAAACAG GTTCCGGCAAAACTGCCGCCTTTGTCATCCCGATGCTGGCCTTCATATCGAGCTTACCGGCATTCACGGATGACATAAGACACTTAGGGCCATATGCTTTGATCTTGGCACCTACACGTGAGCTCGCTCAACAGATTGAGAGCGAGGCGAAAAAGTTTGCTACTCCTCTTGGATATCGATGTGTGTCTATCGTTGGAGGA CGCGCCGTTGAAGAACAACAGTTCAACCTCCGGGAAGGTGCGGAGATCATCATAGCCACACCGGGTCGGCTTAAAGACGTCATCGAGCGACATGTCCTTGTGCTCTCTCAATGTCGTTACGTGGTTATGGACGAAGCGGACCGAATGGTCCACTTGGGATTCGAGGCGGATCTAACGTTTATCCTGGATGCGTTGCCATCTGAGACTATGGACGGGGAAGACAAGGGAGAGCAGATGGATGTGGATGGTGAGACTATGGTCAAGAGAGGGAGGACGCGTGTTACCACGTTGTTTTCGGCAACAATGCCATCTGCAGTCGAGAGATTGGCGCGGAAATACTTGAAGAAGCCTGCGGTTATTACCATCGGTGAAGCCGGTCGCGCAGTCGATACGGTCGAGCAGCGTGTTGAGTTTGTTAATGgcgaagaaaaaaagaa GCAAAAATTGGTCGAGATTCTCAATGCTGGACAATTTCAACCACCTATTATTGTGTTCGTCAACCAGAAAAAGACTGCGGACATGGTGGCGAAAGATCTTCAACGTGCGAAT TGGAGTGCGGCTACGTTGCACTCTGGCAAGAACCAAGAACAACGCGAAGCTGCACTGCAATCGTTGCGCGACGGAGGTGCGGATGTTCTCGTGGCGACAGATCTTGCCGGTCGTGGAATTGATGTGCAAGATGTAAGCCTTGTGATAAATTTCCAAATGTCAAGTACGATAGAGGCATATGTTCATCGTATTG GGCGAACTGGACGCGCAGGCAAGATGGGTACGGCAATCACGTTCCTTACGAATGAGGACGACGAAGTGATGTATGACCTCAAACAAG AGATATCCAAGAGTCCCGTGTCCAAGGTACCGATAGAGCTCGCCAAGCACGAAGCTGCCCAACACAAGGTATCCCGAGAAATGAAACGAAAACGAGATGCAGAGGATCAAGGTTGA
- a CDS encoding uncharacterized protein (BUSCO:EOG09264C3V), translating into MHLPLLFLLLPSHPVLSRSFHSFPPDTYAFPKYKVAFLSNLPVLNETAQKWLKEGLQGGELEFLDQPWDMSPMQPPLLFKEIGSGDSEPATPPPKPSYSLEHMKLGPRDSYLCFIPAPLDLPPPPPEVETDDDVATVNSWSLLQPLTGNCLYHRERWFTYSYCHNQEIRQFKELSNGNSHIPEEDPTWESYTLGKAPATPAPGADFTVAQRNAIATNLKLARGAGSRYLVQRWGDGTICDMTGKPREVEVQFHCSMVMSDSILFVKESKTCSYVLVINTPRLCGEPGFRSQQDVNEQAHIRCREIINSPRQPQEIYSVSEADHPQKIAQPKPVLPSPKRGTVDKLRGGGGAKGNELIRKALQAIKGQQMEEIIVQGVSEDGAFIIEVLDDEQLGGGGVEEGTIQGDMEKIANVLRKAGLDVQPQTRQQSSRSEDQGQNNDDTADQQKKKDSLPRPRGDEHDGHGVHDEL; encoded by the exons AtgcatcttcctcttctcttcctcctccttccatcACATCCCGTCCTTTCACGCTCGTTCCACTCCTTTCCTCCAGATACATATGCTTTCCCAAAGTACAAGGTCGCCTTCCTCAGCAATCTCCCCGTCCTCAATGAAACTGCCCAGAAGTGGTTAAAGGAGGGCCTTCAAGGCGGCGAACTCGAGTTCTTGGACCAACCTTGGGACATGAGTCCTATGCAACCACCCCTTTTGTTCAAGGAGATTGGTAGTGGAGACTCTGAGCCT GCCACCCCACCTCCAAAGCCTTCCTATTCTCTCGAGCACATGAAGTTGGGTCCACGAGACTCATATCTGTGTTTTATTCCTGCGCCTCTTGATTTACCTCCCCCACCTCCAGAAGTTGAAACCGACGATGATGTCGCTACCGTCAATAGCTGGTCGCTCCTCCAACCATTAACTGGAAACTGTCTTTAT CATCGAGAGCGGTGGTTCACATACTCGTATTGTCATAACCAAGAAATCCGCCAATTCAAGGAACTATCAAATGGGAACTCTCATATCCCAG AGGAAGACCCAACG TGGGAGTCGTACACACTCGGAAAGGCTCCTGCAACGCCAGCACCCGGTGCCGACTTCACCGTAGCTCAGCGGAACGCCATCGCAACAAACCTCAAGCTCGCTCGTGGCGCGGGATCTAGATATCTTGTCCAAAGATGGGGAGATGGTACAATCTGCGACATGACTGGAAAACCTCGCGAAGTCGAAGTCCAG TTCCATTGCTCCATGGTGATGTCAGATTCCATTCTCTTCGTTAAGGAATCCAAGACGTGTTCATACGTCCTCGTCATCAACACACCTCGCCTATGTGGCGAACCTGGATTCCGGTCCCAACAAGATGTCAACGAGCAGGCCCATATTCGCTGCCGAGAAATCATCAATAGTCCCCGCCAGCCACAGGAAATCTATTCTGTCTCAGAAGCGGATCATCCGCAAAAGATAGCGCAACCCAAACCTGTTTTACCGTCACCCAAACGTGGTACTGTCGACAAGTTGCGTGGGGGTGGAGGGGCGAAGGGGAACGAGTTGATACGTAAAGCACTTCAGGCTATCAAGGGGCAACAAATGGAGGAGATTATTGTCCAAGGCGTTTCGGAGGATGGGGCTTTTATCATTGAGGTATTGGATGATGAACAACTCGGCGGAGGGGGCGTGGAAGAAGGAACTATACAAGGAGATATGGAAAAGATCGCTAATGTGCTACGAAAAGCAGGTCTCGATGTCCAACCACAAACGAGACAGCAGTCATCTCGGTCGGAAGACCAAGGACAGAACAATGACGATACAGCCGATCagcagaaaaagaaagacagCCTACCGAGACCTCGCGGCGACGAACATGATGGACATGGAGTTCACGACGAGTTGTAG